A section of the Alligator mississippiensis isolate rAllMis1 chromosome 8, rAllMis1, whole genome shotgun sequence genome encodes:
- the CDC42EP4 gene encoding cdc42 effector protein 4, which yields MPILKQLVSNSAHSKRRSRADLTAEMISAPLGDFRHTMHVGRAGDAFGDTSFLNSKAGEPEPPEEPGASKPGLLSRRFRSSKRSQSVTRTDRRDMLGSLRDSALFVKNAVSLPQLNEKEADKSAGKLPKSLSSSPVKKPLEEKPPEEKQHPNGAAARPQSPGLDERDFGDITELPVVVSKNSTGMKHAESILSFHIDLGPSMLGDVLSIMDKDPWEQEEDSGAEDPPWGTGSPQALRLGQEGKALPDSPLMAPARQHESRAAACSPGSSRSHVSRDSSSVSSCASGALEEGSPIPGARSPRVPEGARAGPPKQPDRELSFMDEEEDEIRV from the coding sequence ATGCCCATCCTGAAGCAGCTCGTGTCGAACTCGGCCCACTCCAAGCGCCGCTCGCGTGCGGACCTGACGGCCGAGATGATCAGCGCACCGCTGGGTGACTTCCGCCACACCATGCACGTCGGCAGGGCCGGGGACGCCTTCGGCGACACCTCCTTCCTCAACAGCAAGGCCGGGGAGCCCGAGCCCCCCGAGGAGCCGGGCGCCTCCAAGCCAGGCCTGCTGTCCCGCCGCTTCCGCAGCAGCAAGCGGTCGCAGTCGGTGACGCGCACGGACCGGCGGGACATGCTGGGCTCGCTGCGGGACTCGGCGCTGTTCGTGAAGAACGCCGTGTCCCTGCCGCAGCTCAACGAGAAGGAGGCCGACAAGAGCGCCGGGAAGCTGCCCAAAAGCCTCTCATCCAGCCCGGTCAAGAAGCCCCTCGAGGAGAAGCCCCCGGAGGAGAAGCAGCATCCCAACGGGGCAGCCGCCCggccccagagccctggcctggacGAGCGGGACTTCGGCGACATCACCGAGCTGCCGGTCGTGGTGTCCAAGAACAGCACGGGCATGAAGCACGCCGAGTCCATCCTGTCCTTCCACATCGACCTGGGGCCCTCCATGCTGGGCGACGTCCTGAGCATCATGGACAAGGATCcgtgggagcaggaggaagactcCGGCGCCGAGGATCCCCCCTGGGGCACGGGCTCCCCCCAGGCCCTCCGGCTCGGCCAGGAAGGGAAAGCCCTGCCAGATTCCCCGCTGATGGCACCGGCCCGCCAGCACGAGAGCAGGGCCGCGGCTTGCAGCCCCGGTTCGTCTCGCAGCCACGTCAGCAGGGACAGCAGCTCGGTTTCCAGCTGTGCTTCGGGGGCGCTGGAAGAAGGCAGCCCGATCCCCGGCGCCCGCAGCCCGCGGGTCCCCGAGGGTGCCCGGGCTGGGCCCCCGAAACAGCCCGACAGAGAGCTGTCGTTCATGGATGAGGAGGAGGACGAGATCCGCGTGTGA
- the CPSF4L gene encoding putative cleavage and polyadenylation specificity factor subunit 4-like protein yields MQELVARVEKLTFKLEMDVMQQRGALLLPFPGMDKSGAAVCEFFLRGLCGKGLMCPFRHAHGEKSVVCKHWLRGLCKKGDHCEFLHEYDVTKMPECYFYSKFGECSNKECPFLHLDSASRAKDCPWYDEGFCKHGPLCRYKHTRRVMCTNYLAGFCPDGPRCKFVHPKANLMLDSLERSKGLPVTTDGDGGHKPSLPEAQLFPRPSWSSSAQHPAKKAPETCGYPYGFLRPLEQVTCFKCGEKGHYANKCGKSRLGMLLGK; encoded by the exons ATGCAGGAGCTCGTGGCCAGGGTGGAGAAGCTCACGTTCAAGTTGGAGATGGATGTGATGCAGCAGAgaggggccctgctgctgcccttcccggGCATGGACA AGTCGGGGGCAGCCGTGTGCGAGTTCTTCCTCCGCGGGCTGTGTGGGAAGG GCCTGATGTGCCCCTTCCGGCACGCGCATGGGGAGAAGTCGGTGGTGTGCAAGCATTGGCTGCGGGGGCTCTGCAAGAAGGGGGACCACTGCGAGTTCCTGCACGAGTACGACGTCACCAAGATGCCCGAGTGCTACTTCTACTCCAAATTCG GTGAGTGCAGCAACAAGGAGTGCCCCTTCCTGCACCTCGACTCGGCTTCCAGGGCGAAGGACTGTCCTTGGTACGACGAGGGGTTCTGCAAACACG GTCCCCTGTGCAGATACAAGCACACCCGGAGGGTCATGTGCACCAACTACCTGGCTGGCTTCTGCCCCGATGGCCCTCGGTGCAAGTTCGTGCA CCCCAAGGCCAACTTGATGCTGGACAGCTTGGAGCGCTCCAAG GGGCTTCCCGTGACGACAGATGGAGACGGCGGTCACAAGCCGTCCCTCCCAGAAGCCCAGTTGTTCCCTCGCCCTTCCTGGagcagcagtgcccagcacccGGCCAAGAAAGCACCAGAGACCTGCGGCTACCCCTACGGATTCCTGCGGCCCCTCGAGCAGGTGACATGCTTCAAG TGTGGGGAGAAGGGTCACTACGCCAATAAATGCGGCAAGAGTCGTCTGGGGATGCTGCTGGGGAAGTGA
- the C8H17orf80 gene encoding uncharacterized protein C17orf80 homolog isoform X2, with translation MAKVSTGMELCPFCRKPFKRLKMHLPHCKMAGDERAPLDSRKALPADLEKGHPEPAQLVSTKKKKGQSKGQVTTAESDSKPESQKQQLGAAKNKAHDTQKPKSTAEGRKTSDLHTEKPDNNTEQPIKRTSKKTQKEKGKEILQNEDKAHMKAAGKVPAQAAQELLPPQKSRSKKASGRPSSAPGKGLELAPGSQDAKSASGFPNEPVETLAPRRRAKAEPAASDEDVGELNVVTEKPQVKVCKDRKKSKPRDIKATSVPGEQHEMQSWYVDLLDPDCLASHGEVVLETTDAETLIPEAAESNELGKKSRKGDGFTALETPVLDAPVASARQGCLGELAQQSGDEHPTRVRWVDLLGDVDPKVHTRKLHPSVAGTLPSHRRETPDNRLSCIAQLVEDEQQPSRVSDSPPNTPKYTKLALKQCLVSSSQHQPLHLSQVSGNSRLEGARGLEWFPELYPSYRRLNAFRGKPLQWDVGIVRRETVPSFSKGQQGPLLEKCLPDVTLGELPVWLVTRDFSPKGLLNTTQTAWNSYYSKYIDMKKGGAVGISMLLAGYCVLSYCWQYEHMKASRWRKYH, from the exons ATGGCAAAGGTCTCCACAGGAATGGAGCTGTGCCCGTTCTGTAGAAAGCCTTTTAAGCGGCTGAAGATGCACCTGCCACACTGCAAGATGGCAGGAGATGAGAGAGCTCCTTTAGACTCCAGAAAAGCACTGCCTgctgacctggaaaagggacaTCCAGAGCCAGCTCAGCTTGTgtccaccaaaaaaaagaaaggacaaaGCAAAGGCCAGGTAACAACTGCAGAGAGTGACTCAAAACCAGAAAGTCAGAAACAGCAGCTTGGTGCAGCAAAGAACAAAGCACACGACACACAAAAGCCCAAAAGCACTGCTGAAGGGAGAAAAACCAGTGACTTGCACACAGAAAAACCAGATAACAATACGGAGCAGCCAATTAAACGGACTTCAAAGAAGACCcagaaagagaagggaaaggagatcCTCCAAAACGAGGACAAAGCACACATGAAGGCAGCGGGGAAggtgcctgcacaggctgcacaGGAGTTACTCCCGCCACAGAAAAGCAGAAGTAAAAAAGCGTCTGGTCGCCCAAGTTCAGCACCTGGCAAAGGTTTGGAACTTGCTCCGGGGAGCCAGGATGCAAAATCTGCTTCGGGATTTCCTAACGAGCCAGTCGAAACCCTTGCACCACGAAGAAGAGCCAAGGCAGAGCCTGCAGCCAGCGATGAGGATGTAGGTGAGTTGAACGTAGTGACTGAGAAGCCCCAGGTCAAAGTGTGCAAAGACCGGAAGAAATCCAAGCCGAGGGACATTAAAGCAACAAGCGTCCCTGGGGAGCAGCATGAGATGCAGAGCTGGTACGTGGACTTGCTGGACCCAGACTGCTTGGCCAGCCACGGAGAGGTCGTTCTGGAAACCACGGATGCCGAGACTCTCATTCCCGAGGCTGCAGAGAGCAACGAGCTGGGAAAAAAGAGCAGAAAAGGCGATGGGTTCACTGCACTTGAAACGCCCGTGCTGGATGCGCCCGTAGCGTCCGCGCGCCAGGGCTGTCTTGGTGAGCTTGCTCAGCAGAGCGGAGACGAACATCCGACAAGAGTGAGGTGGGTCGATTTGCTCGGTGACGTGGATCCAAAGGTCCACACCAGGAAGTTGCATCCGTCAGTCGCAGGTACTTTGCCAAGTCACAGGAGAGAAACACCCGACAACCGCCTCTCCTGCATAGCGCAGCTCGTGGAGGACGAGCAGCAGCCTTCCCGCGTCTCCGACTCTCCTCCAAATACACCAAAATACACGAAGCTGGCTTTGAAACAGTGTTTGGTCTCCAGCTCCCAACACCAACCCCTCCACCTATCCCAGGTATCTGGCAATAGCAGGCTGGAAGGTGCCAGGGGGCTGGAGTGGTTTCCAGAACTGTATCCCAGTTATCGCAGGCTGAACGCATTTCGGGGGAAGCCTCTGCAGTGGGACGTGGGGATTGTAAGAAGAGAGACGGTGCCTAGCTTCTCCAAAGGGCAGCAAG GTCCCCTCCTGGAAAAGTGTCTGCCGGACGTGACGCTGGGGGAGCTGCCCGTTTGGCTGGTGACCCGCGACTTCTCTCCGAAGGGGCTGCTGAACACAACACAGACAG CCTGGAACAGCTACTACAGCAAATACATCGACATGAAgaagggaggagctgtggggATCTCCATGCTCTTGGCTGGCTACTGCGTCCTCAGCTACTGCTGGCAATACGAGCACATGA AAGCCAGTCGGTGGCGCAAGTACCACTGA
- the C8H17orf80 gene encoding uncharacterized protein C17orf80 homolog isoform X1, whose protein sequence is MLLSNIPVFKFAFPGKKMAKVSTGMELCPFCRKPFKRLKMHLPHCKMAGDERAPLDSRKALPADLEKGHPEPAQLVSTKKKKGQSKGQVTTAESDSKPESQKQQLGAAKNKAHDTQKPKSTAEGRKTSDLHTEKPDNNTEQPIKRTSKKTQKEKGKEILQNEDKAHMKAAGKVPAQAAQELLPPQKSRSKKASGRPSSAPGKGLELAPGSQDAKSASGFPNEPVETLAPRRRAKAEPAASDEDVGELNVVTEKPQVKVCKDRKKSKPRDIKATSVPGEQHEMQSWYVDLLDPDCLASHGEVVLETTDAETLIPEAAESNELGKKSRKGDGFTALETPVLDAPVASARQGCLGELAQQSGDEHPTRVRWVDLLGDVDPKVHTRKLHPSVAGTLPSHRRETPDNRLSCIAQLVEDEQQPSRVSDSPPNTPKYTKLALKQCLVSSSQHQPLHLSQVSGNSRLEGARGLEWFPELYPSYRRLNAFRGKPLQWDVGIVRRETVPSFSKGQQGPLLEKCLPDVTLGELPVWLVTRDFSPKGLLNTTQTAWNSYYSKYIDMKKGGAVGISMLLAGYCVLSYCWQYEHMKASRWRKYH, encoded by the exons ATGCTATTAAGTAATATCCCTGTGTTTAAATTTGCCTTTCCAGGTAAAAAGATGGCAAAGGTCTCCACAGGAATGGAGCTGTGCCCGTTCTGTAGAAAGCCTTTTAAGCGGCTGAAGATGCACCTGCCACACTGCAAGATGGCAGGAGATGAGAGAGCTCCTTTAGACTCCAGAAAAGCACTGCCTgctgacctggaaaagggacaTCCAGAGCCAGCTCAGCTTGTgtccaccaaaaaaaagaaaggacaaaGCAAAGGCCAGGTAACAACTGCAGAGAGTGACTCAAAACCAGAAAGTCAGAAACAGCAGCTTGGTGCAGCAAAGAACAAAGCACACGACACACAAAAGCCCAAAAGCACTGCTGAAGGGAGAAAAACCAGTGACTTGCACACAGAAAAACCAGATAACAATACGGAGCAGCCAATTAAACGGACTTCAAAGAAGACCcagaaagagaagggaaaggagatcCTCCAAAACGAGGACAAAGCACACATGAAGGCAGCGGGGAAggtgcctgcacaggctgcacaGGAGTTACTCCCGCCACAGAAAAGCAGAAGTAAAAAAGCGTCTGGTCGCCCAAGTTCAGCACCTGGCAAAGGTTTGGAACTTGCTCCGGGGAGCCAGGATGCAAAATCTGCTTCGGGATTTCCTAACGAGCCAGTCGAAACCCTTGCACCACGAAGAAGAGCCAAGGCAGAGCCTGCAGCCAGCGATGAGGATGTAGGTGAGTTGAACGTAGTGACTGAGAAGCCCCAGGTCAAAGTGTGCAAAGACCGGAAGAAATCCAAGCCGAGGGACATTAAAGCAACAAGCGTCCCTGGGGAGCAGCATGAGATGCAGAGCTGGTACGTGGACTTGCTGGACCCAGACTGCTTGGCCAGCCACGGAGAGGTCGTTCTGGAAACCACGGATGCCGAGACTCTCATTCCCGAGGCTGCAGAGAGCAACGAGCTGGGAAAAAAGAGCAGAAAAGGCGATGGGTTCACTGCACTTGAAACGCCCGTGCTGGATGCGCCCGTAGCGTCCGCGCGCCAGGGCTGTCTTGGTGAGCTTGCTCAGCAGAGCGGAGACGAACATCCGACAAGAGTGAGGTGGGTCGATTTGCTCGGTGACGTGGATCCAAAGGTCCACACCAGGAAGTTGCATCCGTCAGTCGCAGGTACTTTGCCAAGTCACAGGAGAGAAACACCCGACAACCGCCTCTCCTGCATAGCGCAGCTCGTGGAGGACGAGCAGCAGCCTTCCCGCGTCTCCGACTCTCCTCCAAATACACCAAAATACACGAAGCTGGCTTTGAAACAGTGTTTGGTCTCCAGCTCCCAACACCAACCCCTCCACCTATCCCAGGTATCTGGCAATAGCAGGCTGGAAGGTGCCAGGGGGCTGGAGTGGTTTCCAGAACTGTATCCCAGTTATCGCAGGCTGAACGCATTTCGGGGGAAGCCTCTGCAGTGGGACGTGGGGATTGTAAGAAGAGAGACGGTGCCTAGCTTCTCCAAAGGGCAGCAAG GTCCCCTCCTGGAAAAGTGTCTGCCGGACGTGACGCTGGGGGAGCTGCCCGTTTGGCTGGTGACCCGCGACTTCTCTCCGAAGGGGCTGCTGAACACAACACAGACAG CCTGGAACAGCTACTACAGCAAATACATCGACATGAAgaagggaggagctgtggggATCTCCATGCTCTTGGCTGGCTACTGCGTCCTCAGCTACTGCTGGCAATACGAGCACATGA AAGCCAGTCGGTGGCGCAAGTACCACTGA